A stretch of DNA from Peromyscus maniculatus bairdii isolate BWxNUB_F1_BW_parent chromosome 7, HU_Pman_BW_mat_3.1, whole genome shotgun sequence:
aacagtaaggatgtttaaaaaagtcataaggaatcatactacaAACTATTTACCTAAAAACCTATAATATACATAAGTCAGTGTATAAGtatacatacatagtttaaataaaacattctcaTTTTGGCTGACAATGCtttcttcaaggaacaaagaCAACCTAACAAAAACTTTAACCCTAGGCAGGAGAAGCTCTCTTTTCAGTTTTTGGACAGGTTTACCAAGAGACTCCATAAACATAAAGATTGTCACTACTGTCCTTAGGCGCCTCCCCAGAATTGGAAGGTTAAGTCCATGTTCTTCAGATACAAGACCCAGAGGCCCATGAGTTTGATCTGACCTGAATGCATCCTCCCTGGGGATTAGCTTtcttggtaccagaaggcactatgcaagcttccaaaagagGGGAGCAGTCAAAAGttctacccagctgtgatgcACATGAATCCCAACAATGACCAGCGTAGCCACAGTAACCTTAAGGGGGCACTAGAGGCATGCATGTCTTGGTGGTAATTAACAACTCTCTTAActtggacttaagacccattcAATGAGAGGGAAATccttcctggtactggaagcctagaaactacccagggctagtgaagtcatgtatcttggaggagaacctataattaccactttactaaactagcataatcCCTGAATGTATGTGTCATGCTCACTGATAAGTATAGTCCTTATTCCTCATtaaggaagcttctctttgcaatagatttagaccattacagaaaaccacagctaatTAGAAATGCAAAGTTCATGGCGTTCGGTCCCATTGATGTATCTATAATTCAGCTCCCATGCTTAAGGCCCAAggatcattgaggaagaggagccataaagattataagagccagaggaaaagggagtttgctgtgagattgtatctcctaggaatgtcagaagttacATGCATAAAGTGTCAcgaacatgactgcctaaacatgagctaaacaaagacaacaatagACATGTAAATATGGATGGGGAGAGCCCATGAGGCTGcaaccctacataaagaattATAGGCAACAAAGAAACGTTCAAAGAAATAATCactcccagagaagagcacaccaactggttatccaatatcaaaagctcagccctgaaaacatgcatacaagtaacattatacagaatgagtaggatatatttaggaatatatagatatatgtacaaacatatacaaatatgcatgtaacaacaattgatgcaaaaaggccatgaatttgaaagggagcaatGAGAAGCATATGTGAGAgtttggggggaggaaagggaaggggggaaatgatgtaattgtactataatctcaaaatcaaagaaaaacaatctgatAAACCTGTTTGCTCTGTGGAAAATGAACTATGAATGCAAAAGTGGGTGTGGTGAGGCTATCACTCATTCATCTCACAAATATTTATCAGGTGTTTTCTATATCCAAAGCCCCCAGCTGCATGGCATGtcacattaaataaaacaaaactcttgCTTTGTCCTAGAGAAGGAGCCAAGACATGAAGAAGCAGATATGCAAGGCCAGGAGGTGAGACAGGGAGGAAACTGGAGGTGCTGCTTTCCACAGACTGCTGAGGTAATGCTGCTGTAGCTGTCTGGGGGCATCCGAGTCAGGACCTAAATCAGCAAGGCCACTATGGCTGGGAAAGACATTGGAGAGGAAGCTGTTACTTATTTCCCCAGAGAAGGCCTTTTTCCTAAGTACGCTGAGAAGTCATTGGAGGGTTTGGATGGGCAGCATGGCACCTGTGACTTATAAATGGTTCTCTGGCTTCTACCTGGAGAAATCACCATGAATGGGCAAAAGTAGAGGCAAGGAAGCCAAACAATAAAGTTATTGGTCAGTCGAGataaagatggctcagatcatGGCAAAGGCAGTGAAAACAGAGAAATGTCTGCAGGGAAGTCAGCAGGTAGAATGGCTGAGGTTTGCTGCTACTCTCCTTTAAGGATGGGACAAAGGGAGCTCTAAAGACGGACTCCAGGATCTGCCAAGACCTGCAGTCCAGAAGCAGGAGCAGGTGTGGTGAATCGGGGGAGGTCACAACTTTATGTTTAGGATCTAGGGTGTGTCCTGAGGGAGTCAGACACAATGACTTGATCCTGGAACTGAGAGGTACTGTCTGTCCTGGAAAATTAATGACGTTGGAATTCAGATGAACAGCCCAAGGACAGGTCAACCACTCCTCTCAAGTGAGAAAAGAGCCAGTACCTTCCACAGGCAGCTGCTGAAGACCAGGGTTGCAGGATGTTTGCTCTGTTGATGCTGGGGATGGTGTTTCTGTCCTCCCTGTATTGGGGTAAGTCCCAGTGATAAGGAGGCAACTGGTGGCTACTTAAGAAGTGACTAGATGCTGGGAAAGGAGGGGTTTCCAAAACTGGCTTTCGGGCTGTGGAGGTCTGGGAGATTGTGACAATGGAGaccacctttctttctctttgtaggTGACCTTCATGAACATGAAGGTATGACCATGGCTGGTGTAAAGGTTTTGGTAAACAGTTCATTTGTGACATGTTTAGTAGTAAACTTCCCTTCAATTTACTATGGAATCCGTAGAGTCCAGTCTTCTCCTGGCAtacttcctctatttctattagTAAGGAAGTGAAAATACCTTTGTTTCCTTTTACCCATTACTGACAGAATATTCAGTTTAGACAAGATGTTTATTACTTGAACCCTATTGGTAAATTCTACAGGAAGCCTGACTTCCTCAAATGGTATACATTTGTTTTATGTCTATAAGCTTCTGTCTCACTCAcattcccagcacctgggagacaaaggcaggtggatgtctatacgttcaaggccagtctagactgCATGAAGAGTtttaagacagccagggctacatagagagaccttgtctcaaacaaaacaaaacaaaacatttctctctctcataatTATTATAGGAGTCCTATTTGGGCAAGGTTAGAACTAATGGATTAATAGTTAACTTCCCACAAAGAAGGATCTAATTGCAAAAATTTTCTCAGAGACCACAATCACCAAGTACTTTTTTCTGTATCTCAAAGATCTTGGAACCATGTGCTATAAATGTAACAAATATCATCTTGGGTTATGCTATGAAGTCATGAGTTCCTGCACACTGAAGCATAGACAGTCTTGTGCTGCTGAGAACATTTACGTACTCACAACGAAAGGTAATGTGGGGAGTAGAGTGATGGGCAGTTAACCACACCTTCCCTTCTAAATAGTAGTGCTCTTTGTGCTTAGGATGAGTGGGGTAGTGGAGTTGATGAGGATGAGTGGTCTTGTACAGGGGTGGAAAGATGGACCTTTCCCTAAGATAACACTGAGTGGTGGAGGGGTTGTTGTCTTTGGTCAGTTCTGTAATAAAATCCCGTCTGTGGGTT
This window harbors:
- the Pate2 gene encoding prostate and testis expressed protein 2 isoform X2, whose translation is MFALLMLGMVFLSSLYWDLGTMCYKCNKYHLGLCYEVMSSCTLKHRQSCAAENIYVLTTKGQSMYHYSRLSCMTNCEDINFLSFEKRTELICCKHSNYCNLPMGP
- the Pate2 gene encoding prostate and testis expressed protein 2 isoform X1, with translation MFALLMLGMVFLSSLYWGDLHEHEDLGTMCYKCNKYHLGLCYEVMSSCTLKHRQSCAAENIYVLTTKGQSMYHYSRLSCMTNCEDINFLSFEKRTELICCKHSNYCNLPMGP